One segment of Pseudoalteromonas rubra DNA contains the following:
- a CDS encoding glutamate-5-semialdehyde dehydrogenase, translating into MSLITDIAHNAAQAAKTLALLSSTQKDAVLRGMAGALRANMDAIIDANQRDLAAARDNQLPAAMVDRLTLTPERIEDMAQGIETIIELPDPVGTVRDLGSRPNGIEIRKMRVPLGVVCMIYEARPNVTADAGALCFKSGNGVILRGGKEALQSSLEIASVLHTVLEAHDLPKALISVIPDPDRSLMMELMQQKDYIDLIIPRGGEGLIQFVTQNSTVPVIQHFKGVCHLYVDKDADLDKALQLLLNGKTQRTGVCNALEGLIVHQDIAEQFLPQAAEALQQRGVKINADQASAGYFDNATVLADDEFGEEYLSLEIAIKQVADFKAAVAHIDRFGSHHTEVICTQDMQTADLFQRSVDASVVMVNASSRFSDGGQLGLGAEIGIATTKLHAYGPMGLESLTTEKYLVNGDGQIRS; encoded by the coding sequence ATGAGCTTAATTACAGACATTGCACATAATGCCGCACAGGCGGCAAAAACTCTGGCGCTTTTATCCAGCACCCAAAAAGACGCGGTATTGCGTGGTATGGCAGGCGCGCTCAGAGCCAATATGGATGCAATCATTGATGCTAACCAACGGGATCTGGCAGCGGCACGTGATAATCAGTTGCCCGCTGCGATGGTTGATCGCCTGACACTCACGCCAGAGCGCATTGAAGATATGGCACAGGGAATTGAAACCATTATCGAATTACCCGATCCGGTTGGTACAGTGCGTGATCTAGGCTCACGACCCAATGGCATTGAGATCCGAAAAATGCGGGTGCCTCTGGGGGTCGTCTGTATGATTTATGAAGCTCGCCCAAATGTGACAGCAGATGCTGGTGCGTTATGCTTTAAATCGGGTAATGGGGTGATCCTGCGCGGCGGTAAAGAGGCACTGCAAAGCTCGCTTGAAATTGCCTCTGTGCTACATACCGTGCTGGAAGCCCATGATCTGCCTAAGGCTTTGATTAGCGTGATCCCCGATCCGGACCGTAGCCTGATGATGGAGCTAATGCAGCAAAAAGACTACATTGATCTGATCATCCCGCGCGGTGGTGAAGGCCTGATCCAGTTTGTGACCCAAAATAGTACCGTGCCGGTGATCCAGCATTTTAAAGGGGTATGTCATCTGTATGTCGATAAGGATGCGGATCTTGATAAGGCGCTGCAGTTGCTACTTAACGGTAAAACCCAACGCACAGGCGTATGTAACGCACTTGAAGGGCTGATTGTCCATCAGGACATTGCTGAGCAGTTTTTACCACAAGCCGCAGAGGCTTTGCAGCAGCGCGGTGTTAAGATCAATGCCGATCAGGCGAGTGCCGGCTACTTCGACAATGCTACAGTGTTAGCGGATGATGAGTTTGGTGAAGAGTACCTGAGCCTGGAGATTGCCATTAAACAAGTGGCTGATTTCAAGGCGGCTGTGGCACACATTGATCGTTTTGGCAGTCATCACACCGAAGTGATCTGTACGCAGGATATGCAGACTGCGGACTTGTTTCAGCGCAGCGTTGATGCTTCGGTAGTCATGGTGAATGCTTCATCACGGTTCAGTGATGGTGGTCAGCTTGGGTTGGGCGCAGAAATTGGTATCGCAACAACCAAGTTGCATGCTTACGGTCCGATGGGGCTGGAATCTTTGACGACTGAAAAATACCTGGTGAATGGCGACGGCCAGATCAGAAGTTGA
- the proB gene encoding glutamate 5-kinase: MSIETSQRIVIKIGSALIAPEQDGCRSRYLLNIAQFIVQCRAKGKEVLLVSSGAVAAGSHLFKNKDKSSVAVKKAMAAAGQTEMISTWERFFDFPSAQLLLTHGDLRDRDRYNSIRETLFTLLEQGILPIINENDAVTTDALKVGDNDNLSAMVAAAADADCLIICSDVNGLYDKDPNKNADARLLDTVGELTPEIYAMTGGPTSSVGTGGMKTKLQAAEKATSHGIVTYIVNGFNEDTFTELLNGANPGTRFLPYDTPMHEALHWMTHTASEQGELIVEAGQFDALSCDDIVAVNGDFSAGETVLVRSEDGQKLAKASCNYSSCLLNFIAQQDKDIVTEQVQNSIGPVISQNDIAVFEERNS, translated from the coding sequence ATGTCAATCGAAACATCTCAACGCATCGTGATAAAAATCGGCAGTGCGTTAATTGCGCCAGAGCAGGATGGCTGTCGTTCTCGCTACCTGCTGAACATTGCTCAGTTCATTGTACAGTGCCGTGCCAAAGGCAAAGAGGTGCTACTGGTGTCATCCGGCGCCGTGGCCGCAGGGTCGCACTTGTTTAAGAACAAAGATAAAAGTTCGGTAGCGGTAAAAAAGGCCATGGCAGCGGCAGGGCAGACCGAAATGATCTCGACTTGGGAGCGTTTTTTTGACTTTCCTTCAGCTCAGTTATTGCTAACCCATGGTGATTTACGAGACCGCGATCGATACAACAGTATTCGTGAAACATTGTTCACTTTACTGGAGCAAGGGATCCTGCCTATTATCAACGAGAATGATGCGGTGACAACGGATGCGCTAAAGGTTGGTGATAACGACAACTTGTCAGCGATGGTTGCGGCAGCAGCGGACGCAGATTGCCTGATCATCTGTTCAGATGTGAATGGCTTGTATGACAAAGACCCGAATAAAAACGCGGATGCCAGGTTGTTAGATACGGTGGGTGAACTCACCCCAGAGATTTATGCAATGACGGGCGGCCCGACCAGCAGTGTTGGCACCGGAGGCATGAAAACTAAGTTACAAGCGGCGGAAAAAGCCACCTCTCATGGTATTGTGACTTATATCGTGAACGGGTTTAACGAAGATACCTTCACTGAATTGCTTAATGGTGCTAACCCAGGAACACGTTTTCTGCCTTATGACACACCTATGCATGAAGCGCTGCACTGGATGACACACACCGCGTCAGAGCAGGGGGAGTTGATTGTTGAAGCTGGCCAGTTTGACGCATTGAGCTGTGATGACATCGTTGCCGTCAATGGTGATTTTTCAGCAGGTGAAACCGTACTGGTCAGGAGCGAAGATGGACAGAAGTTGGCAAAAGCAAGCTGTAATTATAGTAGCTGTTTGCTTAATTTTATTGCCCAGCAGGATAAAGATATAGTGACCGAACAGGTTCAAAATAGTATCGGGCCTGTTATCTCACAAAATGATATTGCCGTATTTGAGGAAAGAAATTCATGA